A genomic window from Halomonas sp. LR3S48 includes:
- a CDS encoding RidA family protein: MTIHYHESNARMSQIAVHNGTVYLAGQVPGDATADMRGQTEQVLARIDELLAQAGTSKENLISAQVWVTDMAEFGQMNEAWEAWVVPGRPPVRAALEAKLAKPEWKVEIMVVAALPEA; this comes from the coding sequence ATGACCATTCATTACCATGAAAGCAATGCCCGCATGAGCCAGATCGCAGTGCACAACGGTACCGTCTACCTGGCGGGCCAGGTGCCGGGCGATGCCACGGCTGACATGCGCGGCCAGACCGAGCAGGTGCTGGCCCGCATCGACGAGCTGCTGGCCCAGGCCGGCACCTCCAAGGAGAACCTGATTTCGGCTCAGGTCTGGGTCACCGACATGGCGGAGTTCGGCCAGATGAACGAGGCCTGGGAAGCCTGGGTGGTGCCGGGTCGCCCGCCGGTGCGCGCCGCGCTCGAGGCCAAGCTGGCCAAGCCTGAATGGAAGGTCGAGATCATGGTGGTCGCGGCGCTGCCGGAGGCCTGA
- a CDS encoding helix-turn-helix domain-containing protein, whose translation MSLLDLRASNLGQEHVAHAHTHHQLILATCGVTELDIEGVGNRVTSGRGCLIPCASHHEYEGDGRNRTLVLDVPLAALDDMRDGEELQRLFERPCFFPVSTRLNQLAVTLMAQLEQFPALHSEIAALLLRALYLQLKDEAPSTTSFGRHSTARIDLDSLDIWIDRHLADEIRVDQLAALCALSPGHFHALFRELTSVTPLAYVQQRRLEHARALVRHSRLSLGHIASLVGFCDQGSFSRAYRRHFEVSPSSERRHR comes from the coding sequence ATGTCTCTACTCGATCTGCGTGCCTCTAACCTGGGCCAGGAGCATGTGGCCCATGCCCATACGCACCACCAGTTGATCCTGGCGACTTGCGGTGTCACCGAACTCGATATCGAGGGCGTCGGTAATCGAGTGACCAGTGGGCGTGGCTGCCTGATTCCCTGTGCGAGCCACCACGAATACGAAGGCGACGGACGCAATCGTACGCTGGTACTCGACGTGCCGCTGGCTGCGCTGGACGACATGCGCGACGGCGAGGAGCTGCAGCGTCTGTTCGAGCGGCCGTGTTTCTTTCCCGTATCGACCCGCCTCAATCAGCTTGCCGTCACACTGATGGCTCAGCTCGAGCAGTTCCCGGCCCTGCACAGCGAGATCGCTGCGCTGCTGCTGCGTGCGCTCTACCTGCAGCTCAAGGACGAGGCGCCGAGCACGACTTCATTCGGCCGTCACTCCACCGCGCGTATCGACCTCGACAGCCTCGACATCTGGATCGATCGGCATCTTGCCGACGAGATCCGGGTCGACCAACTGGCGGCGCTCTGTGCCCTGAGCCCAGGGCATTTCCATGCGCTGTTTCGTGAACTCACCTCCGTCACACCCTTGGCCTATGTGCAGCAGCGCCGGCTCGAGCATGCCCGGGCGCTGGTTCGGCACAGCCGCCTGAGCCTGGGGCATATCGCCAGCCTGGTCGGTTTCTGCGATCAGGGCAGCTTCAGTCGCGCCTATCGGCGTCATTTTGAAGTTTCCCCTTCCAGCGAGCGTCGCCATCGCTGA
- a CDS encoding TRAP transporter small permease, with the protein MQLLRPLRRLSDVVNQVAIVICVACVLIMLGISFTAFLYKLVTGSSLSWTYSLARLFLPWIGFLSMTISLRYGEHVAMTLLVRSLPRALLQFAAGLCLAVIGLFGALLLWYGWDYFLGATQVYMVSDRIQIPGKFTAIVMPVSGAIILLHLVQGFALLEHFIDDETVIDELIETIDTETVETETRA; encoded by the coding sequence ATGCAACTCCTTCGGCCCCTGCGCCGCCTGAGCGACGTGGTCAATCAGGTGGCGATCGTGATCTGTGTGGCCTGCGTGTTGATCATGCTGGGCATTTCGTTCACGGCGTTTCTCTACAAGCTGGTCACGGGCAGCTCGCTGAGCTGGACCTATTCGCTGGCGCGGCTCTTCCTGCCCTGGATCGGCTTTCTCTCGATGACTATCTCGCTGCGCTACGGTGAGCACGTAGCCATGACGCTGCTGGTACGCAGCCTGCCACGGGCGCTGCTGCAGTTTGCCGCGGGCCTGTGCCTGGCGGTGATCGGCCTGTTCGGTGCGCTGCTGCTGTGGTACGGCTGGGACTACTTCCTGGGTGCCACCCAGGTCTACATGGTCTCGGATCGTATCCAGATCCCCGGCAAGTTCACCGCTATCGTGATGCCTGTCAGCGGCGCCATCATCCTGCTTCACCTGGTGCAAGGCTTCGCCCTGCTCGAGCACTTCATCGACGACGAAACGGTCATCGACGAGCTGATCGAGACCATCGACACCGAAACCGTCGAAACGGAGACACGCGCATGA
- a CDS encoding histone deacetylase family protein, whose translation MKFFYHPDQGYHAPASFLVRGQLTASPEGPVRAEMLSQGLAAAGFSLSEPEEVDSPRLRDRLARIHTPRYLDFLETIHARWRQLPGASELVMPNIHPCGGGHHYPRHPVGQAGWHLHDMACPIGADSFRGILASAATAQAAAEALLGGHGTTYALCRPPGHHAGPERAGGFCFLNNSALAATVLREQFTRVAILDVDLHHGNGTQDIFYYRGDVWTGSLHVDPTDFYPFFWGGANEEGMGEGLGANVNLPLPLGSDGAVFLDTLETLIERMQVFRPDAVVIALGLDAHRDDPLAGMTLETDDFIVVGQRLRRLGLPTVLVQEGGYPTEHLGGNLAAFMQGFTGG comes from the coding sequence ATGAAGTTCTTCTACCACCCCGACCAGGGGTACCACGCACCTGCCAGCTTTCTGGTGCGTGGCCAGCTCACGGCCTCGCCGGAGGGGCCGGTGCGTGCCGAGATGCTGTCCCAGGGATTGGCCGCGGCGGGATTCTCCTTGAGCGAGCCGGAGGAAGTCGACAGCCCTCGCCTTCGCGACCGCCTGGCCAGGATCCACACGCCGCGCTACCTGGATTTCCTCGAGACGATCCACGCTCGCTGGCGCCAGCTGCCCGGAGCCTCCGAGCTGGTGATGCCCAACATCCATCCGTGTGGCGGCGGCCACCATTACCCGCGCCATCCGGTAGGCCAGGCGGGCTGGCACCTGCACGACATGGCATGTCCCATCGGCGCCGACAGCTTCCGCGGCATCCTGGCCAGTGCGGCTACCGCCCAGGCGGCAGCCGAGGCATTGCTCGGCGGCCACGGTACCACCTATGCGCTGTGCCGCCCGCCGGGACACCATGCCGGGCCGGAGCGGGCCGGAGGCTTCTGCTTCCTCAACAACTCGGCGCTGGCCGCCACGGTGCTGCGCGAGCAGTTCACGCGTGTGGCGATCCTCGACGTGGACCTGCACCACGGCAACGGCACCCAGGACATCTTCTACTACCGGGGCGATGTCTGGACCGGTTCGCTGCATGTCGACCCGACCGACTTCTATCCCTTCTTCTGGGGCGGTGCCAACGAGGAGGGCATGGGAGAAGGGCTCGGTGCCAACGTCAACCTGCCGCTGCCGTTGGGCAGTGACGGCGCCGTCTTCCTCGACACGTTGGAGACGCTGATCGAACGCATGCAAGTCTTCCGCCCTGACGCGGTGGTGATTGCGCTGGGGCTGGATGCCCATCGGGACGATCCGCTGGCCGGCATGACCCTCGAAACCGACGATTTCATCGTGGTTGGCCAACGCCTGCGTCGGTTGGGACTTCCCACCGTGCTGGTGCAGGAGGGTGGTTATCCTACCGAGCACCTGGGCGGCAATCTGGCGGCCTTCATGCAGGGCTTCACCGGCGGCTGA
- a CDS encoding MFS transporter produces the protein MDALRRHTLLLILLGSLVISLAMGLRHGFGLFLEPMSSELGWGREVFAFALALQNLIWGFAQPFTGALADRFGAARVVAVGGVLYTLGLLFMGLSESALGMSLSAGVLIGLGLSGTTFSVILGAVGRAVAPEKRSMAMGIVSAAGSFGQFAMLPGTLGLLGWLGWSAALLAMGALAAMMVPLGAMLKDRPSARLATDLSLRGALDEAAGHRGFWLLCLGFFVCGFQVVFIGVHLPGYLFDNGLAVHVGSTVLALVGLFNIFGTYAAGWLGGIYSKPRLLSWLYLTRGAVIAAFVFLPLSPASAYLFGIAMGLLWLSTVPLTNGIVAAVFGVRHLSMLGGIVFLFHQVGSFTGVWLGGMLYDLHGDYDVVWKLAILLSVIAALLHWFISEAPVKRTAPLEAQA, from the coding sequence ATGGACGCCCTTCGCCGCCACACGTTGCTGTTGATCCTGCTCGGCAGCCTGGTCATCTCGCTGGCCATGGGGCTGCGTCATGGCTTCGGTCTGTTCCTCGAGCCAATGAGCAGCGAGCTCGGCTGGGGGCGCGAGGTATTCGCTTTCGCCCTGGCATTGCAGAACCTCATCTGGGGGTTCGCCCAGCCCTTCACCGGGGCGTTGGCCGACCGTTTCGGTGCTGCCCGGGTGGTGGCGGTCGGCGGTGTGCTCTACACCTTGGGCCTACTGTTCATGGGCCTTTCCGAATCGGCGCTGGGCATGTCGCTCTCAGCCGGGGTGCTGATCGGCCTGGGGCTTTCTGGCACCACCTTCTCGGTAATCCTCGGCGCCGTGGGCCGTGCCGTGGCGCCGGAAAAGCGCAGCATGGCCATGGGCATCGTCAGTGCAGCGGGCTCGTTCGGTCAGTTCGCCATGCTGCCGGGCACCCTGGGCCTGCTCGGCTGGCTCGGCTGGTCGGCCGCACTGCTGGCGATGGGCGCCCTGGCGGCAATGATGGTACCGCTCGGCGCCATGCTGAAGGACCGTCCCTCCGCACGCCTGGCCACCGACCTCTCGCTGCGCGGAGCGCTGGACGAGGCCGCCGGGCACCGCGGTTTCTGGCTGCTGTGCCTGGGCTTCTTTGTCTGCGGCTTCCAGGTGGTTTTCATCGGTGTGCACCTGCCCGGCTATTTGTTCGACAACGGCCTGGCCGTCCACGTAGGCAGCACCGTCCTGGCCCTGGTGGGCCTGTTCAACATCTTCGGCACCTACGCCGCCGGCTGGCTGGGCGGCATCTACTCCAAGCCGCGCCTGCTCAGCTGGCTCTACCTGACCCGCGGTGCGGTGATCGCCGCCTTCGTGTTCCTGCCGCTGAGCCCGGCCAGCGCCTACCTGTTCGGCATCGCCATGGGCCTGCTGTGGCTCTCCACGGTGCCGCTGACCAACGGCATCGTCGCCGCAGTATTCGGCGTGCGCCACCTCTCCATGCTTGGCGGTATCGTCTTCCTGTTTCACCAGGTCGGCTCGTTCACCGGCGTGTGGCTGGGCGGCATGCTCTACGACCTGCATGGCGACTATGACGTGGTATGGAAGCTTGCCATACTGCTCTCGGTGATCGCCGCCCTGCTGCACTGGTTCATCAGCGAGGCACCGGTCAAACGCACCGCGCCCCTGGAGGCTCAGGCATGA
- a CDS encoding LysR substrate-binding domain-containing protein: protein MQDLNDLYYFVQVVDHGGFAPAGRALGLPKSKLSRRIAQLEDRLGTRLIHRSTRHLSVTELGQAYYRHCVAMLVEAEAAEELIKTNIQQPRGTVRLSCPPSLLNYLITPLLVRFMAQCPDVEVQVEATSRRVDVIKEGLDMAIRVRFPPLEDSDLSMKVLSRSPQRLLAAPVLLEGRPKPRATGDLAGLPSLDFDQVDRQHLWVLDGPDGATARIRHHPRLVTDHAETLHQAALAGLGVAKLALLVAGQDLQAGHLVDVLPGWKPRGGILHAVFPSRRGVLPAVRALLDFLAENIDEIDFTSETAWAPSHGVSESRDAANQG from the coding sequence ATGCAAGATCTCAACGACCTCTATTACTTCGTGCAGGTGGTGGATCATGGTGGCTTTGCCCCGGCCGGTCGCGCCCTGGGCTTGCCCAAGTCGAAACTGAGCCGGCGCATCGCACAGTTGGAAGATCGGCTCGGCACACGGCTTATTCACCGCTCGACGCGCCACCTGTCGGTTACCGAACTGGGACAGGCTTACTATCGACACTGCGTGGCGATGCTGGTCGAGGCCGAAGCGGCAGAGGAGCTGATCAAGACCAATATCCAGCAGCCGAGGGGAACGGTGCGGCTTAGCTGTCCGCCGAGCCTGCTGAACTATCTGATCACGCCACTCTTGGTTCGCTTCATGGCGCAGTGCCCCGATGTGGAAGTGCAGGTAGAGGCAACCAGCCGCCGGGTCGACGTGATCAAGGAGGGGCTCGACATGGCCATCCGGGTTCGCTTTCCGCCACTCGAGGACAGCGATCTCTCGATGAAGGTACTGTCGCGCAGCCCGCAACGCTTGCTGGCTGCGCCAGTGCTACTCGAGGGGCGGCCGAAGCCGCGAGCAACAGGCGACCTGGCGGGGTTGCCCAGCCTCGATTTCGACCAGGTCGACAGGCAGCACCTCTGGGTACTCGACGGACCGGACGGAGCCACCGCCCGGATTCGTCATCATCCACGCTTGGTGACCGATCATGCCGAGACGCTGCATCAGGCTGCTCTCGCCGGCCTCGGCGTAGCCAAGTTGGCCCTACTCGTGGCGGGGCAAGACTTGCAGGCGGGGCACCTCGTCGACGTGCTTCCCGGCTGGAAGCCACGGGGCGGCATACTGCACGCCGTATTCCCTTCGCGACGGGGTGTCCTGCCCGCCGTGCGTGCGCTGCTCGACTTCCTGGCCGAGAATATCGACGAGATCGATTTCACCAGCGAAACCGCCTGGGCGCCGTCGCACGGCGTAAGCGAGTCTCGAGACGCCGCTAATCAAGGATAA
- a CDS encoding branched-chain amino acid transaminase — protein MTPLYDRDGWIWLDGEWLPWREAQAHLLSHTLHYGMGCFEGVRAYAGPQGTHLFRVAEHTRRLLDSAHALDMPVVFDEAGLIEAQRQCLVRNELSNAYLKPTIFFGAEGLGLRAKGLSVHVMIAAWDLGDYISAEAASLGLRALTSSWARHHVNISLCRAKTNGHYVNSMLALNTAVKAGFDETIMLDPEGYVAEASAANVFLLRDGVLHTPEVTSCLQGITRDSVIRLARDMLGLEVRERRITRDELYIADEAFVTGTAAEILPLRELDGRHIGARAGAPRPGQPIAGDSVTARLQRLYRRLTRGELGDDLTTFHDWLTPI, from the coding sequence ATGACTCCGCTCTACGATAGAGATGGCTGGATATGGCTGGATGGCGAGTGGCTGCCGTGGCGCGAGGCGCAGGCCCATTTACTGAGCCACACCCTGCATTACGGCATGGGCTGCTTCGAGGGCGTACGAGCCTATGCCGGGCCACAGGGGACGCACCTGTTTCGTGTGGCCGAGCACACTCGACGCCTGCTCGACAGCGCCCACGCCCTGGACATGCCGGTTGTCTTCGACGAGGCGGGTTTGATCGAGGCCCAGCGCCAGTGCCTGGTGCGCAACGAGCTGAGCAACGCCTACCTCAAGCCGACCATCTTCTTCGGTGCGGAAGGGCTCGGCCTGCGTGCCAAGGGCCTCAGCGTGCACGTGATGATCGCCGCCTGGGACCTGGGCGACTACATTTCGGCCGAAGCCGCCTCACTGGGCCTGCGGGCGCTGACGTCTTCATGGGCGCGGCACCACGTCAACATCAGCCTGTGTCGGGCCAAGACCAACGGCCATTATGTCAATTCCATGTTGGCGCTCAATACCGCCGTCAAGGCGGGCTTCGACGAGACCATCATGCTCGACCCCGAGGGTTACGTGGCCGAGGCCTCCGCCGCCAACGTCTTCCTGCTGCGTGACGGTGTGCTGCACACGCCCGAGGTCACCTCCTGCCTGCAGGGCATCACCCGCGACAGTGTCATCCGCCTGGCTCGCGACATGCTGGGGCTGGAGGTGCGCGAGCGGCGCATCACACGCGATGAGCTGTATATCGCCGACGAAGCCTTCGTCACCGGCACCGCCGCCGAGATCCTGCCATTACGTGAGCTCGACGGGCGTCATATCGGCGCGCGCGCTGGGGCGCCACGCCCGGGGCAGCCTATCGCCGGGGACTCCGTGACGGCTCGTTTGCAACGCCTCTACCGCCGGCTGACGCGTGGAGAGCTGGGCGATGATTTGACTACCTTCCACGACTGGCTGACCCCGATCTAA
- a CDS encoding TfoX/Sxy family protein yields the protein MGDYTDYLQDVFARFGPVSARRMFGGHGLYHQGLMFALVADDTLYLKADDGNVGDFEREGLEPFLYHKAGREVRMSYYRAPEAIFEDQELAAEWAGGAFAAALRAKAGKR from the coding sequence ATGGGTGACTACACGGATTATCTTCAGGATGTCTTCGCAAGGTTCGGGCCGGTGTCCGCCCGCCGTATGTTTGGCGGTCATGGCCTTTATCACCAGGGCCTGATGTTCGCCCTGGTGGCCGACGATACCCTCTACCTGAAGGCGGACGACGGCAACGTGGGCGACTTCGAGCGCGAGGGGCTCGAGCCGTTCCTGTACCACAAGGCGGGCCGCGAGGTGAGGATGTCCTACTACCGCGCCCCGGAGGCGATCTTCGAGGATCAGGAGCTGGCGGCGGAGTGGGCGGGTGGCGCCTTCGCGGCGGCGCTACGCGCCAAGGCGGGCAAGCGCTGA
- the dctP gene encoding TRAP transporter substrate-binding protein DctP, translating into MTPSLTRLAALAALPLAVASANVLAQSHEMAIATLLPEDMSNNEVYPALVHFKNLVETRTNGEVEVVIFGGGQLGSEVETASEVQGGRTLQSTIITTGAMSSFYDDYQLMTAPFLFDNWRQAWAFFDSEWFADFMSGTIEEANMRYLGTFDDGGGFVAFTNNERLIETVEDLEGLNIRTEENPGHVAIMKALGASATPLPWGELITALETGLADGQFNAPVLNTTFNFDEVTDYTTLTGHVYNSAAWLISEDWFQELSEEQQTAIVTSAREAIELSHGMSGALATASWEESCERFEACHIMPTEERERMADIARPAWKEWIVGDFGIEEERVDAFLAEVSRVGEEVAESDAAVYGQ; encoded by the coding sequence ATGACCCCGTCGCTGACCCGTCTGGCAGCGCTCGCCGCACTACCGCTGGCCGTTGCCAGCGCCAACGTACTGGCGCAATCCCACGAAATGGCCATCGCCACGCTGTTGCCCGAGGACATGAGCAACAACGAGGTCTACCCGGCGCTGGTGCACTTCAAGAACCTGGTCGAGACCCGCACCAACGGTGAGGTGGAGGTGGTGATCTTCGGTGGCGGTCAGCTCGGTTCCGAAGTAGAGACCGCCTCGGAAGTGCAGGGCGGGCGTACCCTGCAGTCCACCATCATCACCACCGGGGCGATGTCGTCCTTCTACGACGACTACCAGCTGATGACTGCCCCGTTCCTGTTCGACAACTGGCGCCAGGCCTGGGCCTTCTTCGACAGCGAGTGGTTCGCCGATTTCATGTCCGGCACCATTGAAGAGGCCAACATGCGCTACCTAGGCACCTTCGACGACGGCGGCGGCTTCGTGGCGTTCACCAACAACGAGCGCTTGATCGAGACGGTGGAGGACCTGGAAGGGCTCAATATTCGCACCGAGGAGAACCCGGGGCACGTCGCCATCATGAAGGCGCTGGGCGCTTCGGCCACGCCGCTGCCGTGGGGCGAGCTGATCACGGCGCTGGAGACCGGCCTGGCCGATGGCCAGTTCAATGCGCCGGTGCTCAACACTACCTTCAATTTCGATGAGGTAACCGATTACACCACGCTCACCGGCCACGTCTACAACAGTGCCGCCTGGCTGATCAGCGAAGACTGGTTCCAGGAACTGAGCGAGGAGCAGCAGACGGCCATCGTCACCTCGGCGCGCGAGGCCATCGAGCTCTCCCACGGCATGTCGGGGGCACTGGCCACCGCCAGTTGGGAGGAGTCCTGCGAGCGTTTCGAGGCGTGCCATATCATGCCCACGGAAGAGCGTGAGCGGATGGCTGACATCGCCCGGCCGGCCTGGAAGGAGTGGATCGTCGGTGACTTCGGCATCGAGGAAGAGCGTGTCGATGCCTTCCTCGCGGAAGTGTCCCGAGTCGGGGAGGAAGTGGCCGAGTCGGACGCGGCGGTCTACGGCCAGTAG
- a CDS encoding class II histone deacetylase, whose translation MKERGRTGFFWHERCFWHDPGAIGVFSEPGEYLQPQPASESPESKRRLKNLLEVSGLIDELDVRKAPSASREDLARFHTGRYLDELEEGDMTRGGDAGECAPFTPGSLAAARQSTGLAIAAVEAVATGELVNAYALCRPPGHHAEADRGRGFCLLGNIPVAVMRARALGQARRVAILDWDVHHGNGQQAAFYDDPDVLTVSIHQAGNYPLDSGDFDELGKGAGYGANLNLPMPPGCGIGAYRYAMQELVLPAIGGFAPDLIVVACGYDACAKDPLGKMMLNSAAFAAMTQQIKALAERISGGKLVMIHEGGYSEGYVPLCGHAVIQVLSGSRTAVPDPQNDEIAGWAYQSLQPHQRALIDGWCECWRRVALL comes from the coding sequence ATGAAGGAGCGTGGCAGGACGGGGTTCTTCTGGCACGAGCGCTGCTTCTGGCACGACCCCGGCGCCATCGGTGTGTTCTCGGAGCCGGGGGAGTACTTGCAGCCCCAGCCGGCCTCGGAGAGCCCGGAGAGCAAGCGAAGGCTCAAGAACCTGCTCGAGGTGTCGGGGCTGATCGACGAGCTCGATGTACGCAAGGCACCGTCGGCCAGCCGCGAAGACCTGGCGCGCTTCCATACCGGACGTTACCTCGATGAGCTGGAGGAGGGCGACATGACCCGCGGCGGCGATGCCGGTGAGTGCGCTCCCTTCACACCAGGCAGCCTGGCGGCGGCCAGGCAGTCGACAGGCCTTGCGATTGCCGCGGTGGAAGCGGTGGCCACCGGTGAGCTGGTCAACGCCTATGCCCTGTGCCGCCCCCCGGGGCACCATGCCGAAGCCGACCGCGGCCGCGGTTTCTGCCTGCTGGGCAATATTCCGGTAGCCGTCATGCGGGCCCGGGCACTGGGGCAGGCCAGGCGCGTGGCGATACTCGACTGGGACGTGCACCATGGCAACGGTCAGCAGGCGGCTTTCTACGACGACCCCGACGTGCTGACCGTGTCGATTCACCAAGCCGGCAACTATCCGCTGGACAGTGGAGACTTCGATGAACTGGGCAAGGGGGCGGGGTACGGTGCCAACCTCAACCTGCCGATGCCGCCCGGCTGTGGCATCGGCGCCTATCGCTATGCCATGCAGGAGCTGGTGCTGCCCGCCATCGGCGGTTTCGCACCGGATCTGATTGTGGTGGCCTGCGGCTATGACGCCTGCGCCAAGGACCCGCTGGGCAAGATGATGCTCAACAGCGCGGCCTTTGCCGCCATGACCCAGCAGATCAAGGCCCTGGCCGAGCGCATCAGCGGCGGCAAGCTGGTGATGATCCACGAAGGCGGCTACTCCGAGGGCTACGTGCCGTTGTGTGGCCATGCGGTGATCCAGGTGCTGTCAGGCAGCCGCACCGCGGTGCCCGACCCGCAGAACGACGAGATCGCTGGCTGGGCTTACCAGTCGCTGCAGCCTCATCAGCGCGCCTTGATCGATGGCTGGTGCGAGTGTTGGCGGCGTGTGGCGCTATTGTGA
- a CDS encoding TRAP transporter large permease, whose product MTPAIVTFVVLLLIGAPVAVVMALSGLAGGFAMGGERMLGIIADRMFSGVSGFLLIAVPYFIFTAELMNQGGLTHKLIAFNNALFGRVRGALSHVNVSVSVFFAGLTGAAITDTVAIGKIMIPEMKRQGYDAEYAAAITACSSIIGPIIPPSVVMVVYATLLRDISVIDLFAGGIIPGLLMALALLGVSFFLAWKRGYPKQAPTPFKVAVFSFLAALPAMIVPLIILGGILSGLTTITEASGFAAVYAIAIGVLLYRNLNWQKIWHSLVVTVRFSGVVFFLLATSAVLGWFVTRSGIARDAAGLITTFSDSAFLQLMLVCVLLIVVGTVMDVLPALVVVAPVLVPAMIQLGFDPLHFAILMIVVLNISNVTPPVGMTLMTAARIANVPYERAIIASLPFYVAFLVVIVLLAAFPALSTWIPSLLD is encoded by the coding sequence ATGACGCCTGCCATCGTGACCTTCGTCGTACTGCTGCTGATCGGTGCGCCGGTGGCGGTAGTAATGGCGCTTTCCGGCCTGGCCGGCGGCTTTGCCATGGGTGGCGAGCGCATGCTCGGGATCATCGCCGACCGCATGTTCTCCGGCGTTTCGGGGTTCCTGCTGATTGCCGTTCCTTACTTCATCTTCACCGCCGAACTGATGAACCAGGGCGGGTTGACCCACAAGCTGATCGCCTTCAACAATGCCCTGTTCGGGCGCGTGCGCGGGGCGCTCTCCCACGTCAACGTCTCGGTGTCGGTGTTCTTCGCCGGCCTGACCGGGGCGGCGATCACCGATACCGTGGCCATCGGCAAGATCATGATTCCCGAGATGAAGCGACAGGGCTACGACGCCGAGTACGCGGCGGCAATCACCGCCTGCTCGTCGATCATCGGACCCATCATCCCGCCCAGCGTGGTGATGGTGGTCTATGCCACGCTGCTGCGCGACATCTCGGTGATCGACCTGTTCGCCGGTGGCATCATACCCGGGCTGCTGATGGCACTGGCGCTGCTTGGCGTCAGCTTCTTCCTGGCCTGGAAACGGGGGTATCCCAAGCAGGCGCCGACGCCCTTCAAGGTGGCGGTCTTTTCGTTCCTGGCCGCGCTGCCGGCCATGATCGTGCCGCTTATCATCCTGGGGGGCATTCTCTCGGGACTGACCACCATTACCGAGGCATCCGGTTTCGCCGCCGTCTATGCCATCGCGATCGGCGTGTTGCTCTATCGCAATCTCAACTGGCAAAAGATCTGGCACTCGCTGGTGGTGACGGTGCGCTTCTCGGGTGTGGTGTTCTTTCTGCTTGCCACCTCGGCGGTACTCGGCTGGTTCGTGACGCGCTCAGGAATCGCGCGAGATGCGGCGGGCCTGATTACCACCTTCAGCGACTCGGCCTTCCTGCAACTGATGCTGGTTTGCGTGCTGTTGATCGTGGTCGGCACCGTGATGGACGTGCTGCCGGCTCTGGTGGTGGTGGCACCGGTACTGGTGCCGGCGATGATCCAGTTGGGGTTCGATCCGCTACACTTTGCCATCCTGATGATCGTGGTGCTCAATATCTCCAATGTGACGCCACCGGTAGGAATGACCCTGATGACGGCGGCGCGCATCGCCAATGTGCCGTACGAACGGGCGATCATCGCTTCGCTGCCGTTCTACGTGGCGTTCCTGGTGGTCATCGTGCTGCTCGCGGCTTTCCCGGCGCTCTCCACCTGGATCCCTTCGCTGCTCGACTAA
- a CDS encoding ornithine cyclodeaminase family protein, protein MRIVTAEEVAGALPWSALVERLALTFREGVESPPRHHHAMHRPDGEATMLLMPAWERAGYIGVKMVNVFPQNADHGLPAISGVYLLSEGAHGRPLACLDGSELTRRRTAAASALAARELAREDAASLLVVGTGKLAPMVIEAHAAVRPIKRVRIWGRNPEKARRLAAEYADRFDCEAAEDLETAVREADLISCVTLSSEPLIRGEWLTPGVHLDLIGAFRPGMRETDAECLRRGEVFVDTYAGARGEAGDILQAIDEGAFAFDDIAAELAELVSGEKAGRSTNEAITVFKSVGASLEDLAAAIEVWEQLEKRT, encoded by the coding sequence ATGCGCATCGTCACAGCCGAGGAAGTCGCCGGCGCGCTGCCCTGGTCGGCGCTGGTCGAGCGCCTGGCGCTGACGTTCCGTGAAGGGGTGGAATCACCTCCACGCCATCACCACGCCATGCATCGGCCGGATGGCGAGGCCACCATGCTGCTGATGCCGGCCTGGGAACGGGCCGGCTACATTGGCGTGAAGATGGTCAACGTCTTTCCTCAGAATGCCGACCACGGCCTGCCTGCCATCTCCGGTGTTTACCTGCTCAGCGAGGGCGCCCACGGGCGCCCATTGGCCTGTCTCGACGGCAGTGAGCTGACTCGGCGGCGGACGGCGGCGGCCTCCGCCCTGGCAGCCCGTGAGCTGGCCCGAGAGGATGCCGCATCGCTGCTGGTGGTAGGCACCGGCAAGCTGGCCCCCATGGTGATCGAGGCCCACGCCGCGGTGCGCCCGATCAAGCGCGTTCGGATCTGGGGTCGCAACCCGGAGAAGGCGCGGCGCCTGGCTGCCGAATACGCCGACCGCTTCGATTGCGAGGCGGCAGAGGACCTCGAGACGGCGGTTCGCGAAGCGGATCTGATCAGTTGCGTGACGCTTTCCTCCGAGCCGCTTATTCGCGGCGAGTGGCTCACGCCGGGTGTCCATCTCGATCTGATCGGGGCGTTTCGCCCCGGCATGCGTGAAACCGACGCCGAGTGCCTGCGCCGTGGCGAGGTATTTGTCGATACCTACGCCGGCGCCCGCGGCGAGGCGGGCGACATCCTGCAGGCCATCGACGAAGGGGCCTTTGCCTTCGACGATATCGCCGCCGAGCTGGCGGAACTCGTCAGCGGAGAGAAGGCCGGTCGCAGCACGAACGAGGCGATTACCGTGTTCAAGTCGGTAGGAGCGTCGCTGGAGGACCTGGCGGCCGCCATCGAGGTTTGGGAACAGTTGGAGAAGCGAACATGA